A part of Setaria viridis chromosome 8, Setaria_viridis_v4.0, whole genome shotgun sequence genomic DNA contains:
- the LOC117834351 gene encoding uncharacterized protein, with translation MSPNKGEGDLSADDEDKVEDTKPEAACQFEVVVMSSANRSRKYESGYQKQKSPPIINHLVKDREAALDNNDDNDPTDGQIETENIVGVEEVNDDNIVADVNDSFQPDIFDPRYWDSLDHKQIDILAQKGPTRDLSITKGPKDRYSRRFSALFYTRILSNGEHCDRDWLVYSKELDKVFCFGCKLFTKVHRKGQLANEGFNDWIHLGIRLKEHETSPNHVLSMTTWYELRSRLQKDQTIDKDAQRQLEKEKDHWRKVLFRIVCIVKFLAKHNLAFRGTNSKMYEDSNGNFLGLVEMLAEFDPIIQEHVRRITSEETQAHYLDFKIQNELIHLLASAIKSEIIKKIKSAKYFSVILDCTPDASHQEQMSLIIRYVDSSSSDVRVEESFIGFLDVNDTTGQGIFDVLENELKLLGLDIDDVRGQGYDNGSNMKGKHKGVKKKLLDVNPRAFYSACGCHSLNLTLCDMAKTCGKAKDFFGIIQRIYTTFANSTKKWQILKDNISGLTLKSVSATRWESRVESVKAIRFQCTDIREALLQVSDVDNDPKTSSEAKGLANNELGEYEFILSIVIWYEVLYAVNLVSKHLQAKDMLIDVAIEKVEGLISFFKGYRETGFSEALEIAKGIALEMDIGTTFRKRREIKRKKQFDENLDDTNATTQSAEELFRISYFLPVVDQAISSLTTRFEQYQSYQQNFGFLFTFETLQSLDDTSLKSSCDNLGAVLTKDGKSDVDANDLYVELKFLQHFIPKENMGPVEILKFLKRHDCFPNASIAYRILLTIPVTVASAERSFSKLKLLKSYLRSTMTQQRLNDLATIALESGLLEKIDYEHIIEDFISRNTKRMKYFN, from the exons GTGTCAATTTGAGGTTGTAGTCATGTCTTCTGCAAATCGGTCTAGAAAGTATGAATCTGGTTACCAAAAgc AAAAGAGTCCACCGATAATCAATCACTTGGTCAAGGACAGGGAAGCTGCACTTGATAATAATGATGACAATGATCCTACAGATGGTCAGATAGAGACAGAAAATATTGTTGGGGTTGAGGAAGTTAATGATGACAATATTGTTGCAGATGTTAATGATTCCTTTCAGCCTGATATATTTGATCCTAGATATTGGGATTCCCTTGATCATAAACAAATTGATATTTTAGCACAAAAGGGCCCTACAAGAGATTTATCAATTACAAAAGGTCCTAAGGATAGATATTCCAGAAGGTTTTCTGCACTATTCTATACAAGAATTTTATCAAATGGGGAGCATTGTGATAGAGATTGGCTTGTCTATTCTAAGGAACTCGACAAGGTCTTTTGCTTTGGttgtaaattatttacaaaagTCCATCGAAAAGGTCAGTTGGCAAATGAGGGGTTTAATGATTGGATACATCTTGGTATTAGACTTAAAGAGCATGAGACAAGTCCAAATCATGTTTTGAGTATGACAACTTGGTATGAGTTGCGTAGTAGATTGCAAAAGGATCAAACTATTGATAAAGATGCTCAACGACAActcgagaaagaaaaggaccatTGGAGAAAAGTTTTGTTCAGAATTGTTTGCATTGTTAAATTTCTTGCCAAGCATAATCTAGCTTTTCGTGGGACTAATAGCAAAATGTATGAAGATAGCAATGGGAATTTCTTGGGATTGGTAGAGATGTTGGCTGAATTTGACCCAATTATTCAAGAACATGTTCGTCGTATTACAAGTGAGGAAACTCAAGCTCATTATCTTGATTTTAagattcagaatgagttgatacATTTGCTTGCTTCTGCTATTAAGTCTgaaattattaagaaaataaagagtGCAAAGTACTTCTCTGTCATACTTGATTGTACTCCTGATGCAAGCCACCAAGAACAAATGTCTTTAATTATAAGATATGTTGACTCATCTTCAAGTGATGTTCGCGTAGAAGAATCCTTTATAGGATTTTTGGATGTCAATGATACAACTGGgcaaggaatttttgatgtgcTAGAGAATGAACTAAAGCTCCTTGGTCTTGATATAGATGATGTGAGAGGACAAGGTTATGATAATGGGTCAAATATGAAAGGGAAACATAAAGGGGTAAAAAAGAAACTTTTGGATGTAAATCCTCGTGCTTTCTATTCTGCTTGTGGTTGCCATAGCCTTAATTTAACACTTTGTGATATGGCTAAGACTTGTGGTAAAGCTAAGGATTTCTTTGGAATCATCCAGCGCATCTATACAACTTTTGCTAATTCTACCAAGAAATGGCAGATTCTGAAAGATAACATATCAGGATTGACTCTTAAGTCAGTATCAGCTACACGTTGGGAGAGTCGTGTTGAAAGTGTTAAAGCTATAAGATTTCAGTGCACAGACATTCGAGAGGCTCTACTTCAG GTATCTGATGTTGATAATGATCCAAAAACAAGCAGTGAGGCTAAGGGCTTGGCAAACAATGAACTTGGAGAATATGAATTTATATTGTCAATCGTCATTTGGTATGAGGTATTATATGCCGTTAATTTAGTAAGCAAACACTTGcaagcaaaagatatgcttaTTGATGTTGCCATTGAGAAAGTGGAAGGGTTGATTTCTTTCTTCAAGGGTTATAGGGAAACTGGTTTCTCAGAAGCATTAGAGATTGCCAAAGGGATTGCACTTGAGATGGATATTGGTACAACGTTTCGTAAAAGAagagaaattaaaagaaagaaacaatttgatgagaACCTAGATGACACAAATGCTACTACACAGTCTGCCGAGGAGCTATTTAGAATAAGCTATTTTTTACCTGTTGTTGATCAAGCAATTTCCTCACTCACAACAAGATTTGAACAGTACCAAAGTTACCAACAAAATTTTGGTTTCCTATTTACCTTTGAAACATTACAGTCATTGGATGACACGAGTTTGAAATCTTCTTGTGATAATCTTGGGGCTGTCCTTACAAAAGACGGAAAATCTGATGTTGATGCTAATGATTTGTATGTGGAGTTAAAGTTTCTTCAACATTTCATTCCTAAAGAAAATATGGGTCCTGTTGAAATTCTAAAGTTCCTAAAGCGGCATGACTGTTTTCCCAATGCAAGTATTGCATATAGAATTCTGTTAACCATTCCTGTGACCGTTGCATCAGCAGAgcgaagcttttcaaaattgaaactATTGAAGTCATATTTACGTTCGACAATGACACAACAAAGACTTAATGATTTGGCTACAATAGCACTTGAAAGTGGATTACTGGAGAAGATTGATTATGAGCATATCattgaagatttcatttcaAGGAATACTAAAAGAATGAAGTACTtcaattaa